The following is a genomic window from Triplophysa rosa linkage group LG11, Trosa_1v2, whole genome shotgun sequence.
cataatgaagcgttatgtttttattaccttacaatTTAGCTATTACTATCGACATACACCGCGAgtctccttacatggaattcaccatgtggTTTCTACAgtagtagccctaaacggacaaacagctgtacggagcgcgtttcgtaaatacgttaaatccttcggcaaagaagcgaaaacgtgacgacatcttagtcctgtgtcagccaccgtagtgaaagggaggggtggagtgaaccattggttgcaattcacaacctcaccactagataccgctaaatttcatacaccggacatttaaaataatgttttttgcaTGCGAGTCTTGTACCTGGAGTTCCAGTCGTTGAGTTTGTGGGGTGGTAATCTCCCATAACCCTGCGTGAAGTTGGAGGACAGAACCGGACTGACGCAGGAGAAGAACAGCTGAAAGCTCACGAAGCTGCCGGTCACCACATATACCTCTCTCATATCCATCTCTCACCTgcgacaaacacaaaaacacacctgTCAAAATCCATCTCTCACCTGCCGAACAGATCGATTCATGGAACGGTGATTCGTGTGAACGGATTCATTGAGAAGATTCTCAAAACTGATTCACAAAGTAAACTCTCGAACTCAGAAACGCCTTTTTCCAAGAGCTGCTACACGGTTATATCTTTCTGAATGTCAATAAACACTGTCTCAACATTTCATTGTTCATGCGATACATAAGTTTAAGCgataacaaaaacactttaaatgcTTTACTGTTTTGTAGGATTAGAGCAAGCATGCCCTTCTTTGTACTTCTATAACAGAGTCTGAAATGTATTGCAAAACTACTTCTTGACCACGGCCTAACACGCAAACAATGGGATATACAGCACTAATCCCACCAAAAATGCAATCAAACACACCGCTCCTTCATTAACAAAGGTTTTCAGATTAATAATTAATGCGAGCACTGACAGGCAGGAAAAGCAAGACATTGATTAAAGAGAAGCAGATGGGGTCATGTGCACACTTATCTGTGTAATGTCATTATTTCATCTCGTAGCACAGCATTTTAACGTATGATCTACTCTCAGATGCATTGTAGAGGCCGCATATGGACCATATTACACAAACTGCGCGCGCCACGCAAGCATCTGGATCTGTGTTTGCATTAAGAAAGACTGCAGAAAACCTCTCTACAACATATAACCAACCTCTACACAACCACAGACCGCCAACACGGGCGTAACACTGGGGGAAATGTTTGAATGAATCCAAATCAGGATAGGACAACATCAGGATATTTTAAGGATACTTGCATCCAATAAATCATATTTGACCACCTAAGGCTCACAACAATGTGTTGGCTGGCCAATTTGTCACTCCACCATGACACAGGGATTCAAATAGCAAACTGTATGAATGACTCCAATGACAGTCAGTGCAACCtgaacatacacaaaaacaacaagaCTGGGCTTTTTTTGCTGATGGGAACCAATGAAACCATTCAATCCTGCTGGAAAATACCCCAAACACTGCATTTTAAGGAATTCTTTTGTAATGGTTCACAGTAATGATGTCACAATTAACGATTTCTAAATTCAACATTCCCACAGTCTTgaagaaaagaaatgttttgcATAACAATGTTCTCAAAGTCGCGCAACAATAACAATACGTCGGGCGCATGCGCAGTGCGTAAAGACGTGGTTACATTCTGCACACGTATCCAGCCGAACCAGGGGCTTGAGCAACTCTGCTGCAGTCCATTGAAGTTTCTTTATTCATCTCTAACAATGGTGCAGTCGTGCCACGTAAATAACAACGCACGCGGCAGGTGCGACGAGCGACGCATCGCGCGCGCACTTGCGCGTCGCGAACGAAACGAGCGGGTTGTTTTACCTGATAAGTGTCGCATAGGTGTTAGTAAACGCGTCTGGATCCCGTCGTCTTCTTTATTCTCAACACAAAACCGGTGTAGCTCGATGGCGACGGCTGGCGAGCGGCTCGTCCACGCGACGGCTTTAAAAGCGCGCGTCCTCCGTGGAGCGCTCGCGGAAAAACCAAAGCTCCGACAGCGAGGACATTTCCCACCTTCACAAACGCGCACGAATATCGCGAACCTCCGCGGTGCTTCGATCAAAACTCCTCATTTCTCCACAAGCGTATTGACAGATTACGCCCGGTGGTGACGTCAGCACACGTCTCCGCCCACTCTCCTCCCCCGCACACGCCTCCTTTTCAGATCACGCCCACTACATCTGTCGGCGCTGGAATCTGGATGTTTGCCATCATTTTCTAGCTGAGCAAACACTTCTTGCAGTATTTTAGAATTTTACTTTGTCAGTAAAAGTAACGTATAAAAgctatatctaatatacattttaaacatttgacatgaGACGTTGTTTTATTTCCGCACGTGGCATATTGATCAATACAACATAAATGCAAGGGATTATATGCCTCATCAGTATTGAATGCACAAATAAACAAGATGAGCCAGTAGGACCTGCAAGGGTGCATGACCGCAAGATTTCGGTATGGGTCAAGTGTTGTGCAACACTGACCTCTGGCTTGTAAAAAACACTCCTCGTGTTTTGTTATGATGGTTTTAATCTAGAAAGGAAATGCTGTAGTTTACAAACGATTCTCTTACCCAACTATTAACCATAATATTTGGAAACTTAATCACTGCTAATAATAAACAGAACATTGCTCTGGCCCTAAATAAACAACGACAACCACTCTGCACTATAGCTGATATTACATGACCCGAgactattaaagggacagttcaaccaagaagggaaattctgtcatgaaaatgtactcaccctctagttgttccaagcctgtatacatttctttgtttggttaaccacaaaagaagatatttggaagaatgttagcagtaGCAGTTTGATTATCATAGTAGAACAAATTAGATGTAGTATTCAATACTATATAGGCCTAACTTTTTAATGAAACTGAATACTAAATCCAATAAATTCTGGATATGTGTTTAATTCCTGTAAaacatatttcataaaatgtggaGGTTGGTACATCACTGCTAGCACAGGACCATGCCAGACACGCCGAAGAAGCATAAAGTTTTGAAGAAGCTCATCatcttatttcttttttaatacaaaGAGTTTGCAAAACTGTACAAATGTCTTTTTTGGTGTATGAAAGTAGGAACAAAAGAGCTGTCGGCTTAAGGGTAAACTTGAAAGGTGATGTGTGTTATTTCTTGATGTTAAAATACTTCCTTGGAGCTTGGAAAACACCATGTTTTTAAAGAAAGTCCACTCAAAGCGCATTTaaagaacacaaaatcaagactGTAGGCAAGAAAGAGAACAGACGCTGCTCAATAAAAGGATTTAAAGCACAATACATTGCACGaacacacatttcatctgtgGATTTTTGTGGACTAACAATGGCCTtaagagtaaaaaataaatatattacagtCGTGAAACAAGACTATTTTAGCTGCCTGGGACACCTACTGTCAGTTGCTGTGTACATGATTCACATCAGACCAAAtggacacattttaaaaataagaaacgtattttaagaaattaaataaCTTCTAAagtataaaattatgttttgttgTATTGCAAAGCGTTCGGCACTATATGCAACAGCAGGGACGATAAAATGACAAGATCTTTTAATAACATCATTCATATAAAACGACACTTCACACGCTTCATAAAGCATGGTGACACAATGTGAAAAAGTTCCTCTCTATACAAGACaaaattaaatgcattttgGAAAAGTGCAAATAGAAACCGATACAAATGTTACACGTGGTGGCATTCTTGTTttgctcgacctgattttgccaagtggttgttgacctaaggacaacatttttataaataaaacctaaacccacaccaaaccccaaccctaaccataacttacccctaaaatcagagggaaatcataagtgaaaaacaatggttggaagattaaacttaaaataaactgtaaacttctttctgaaatctgattggttgatttaaatgttgtcccagggtcaacatgatgttgccctaaggacatcagccacttggcaaaaacaggagagccctGACAAACAAATCCACCTGTAATGACAGACTGAAACCTTTCATTTATACTGGGTGAACAGGTTTCGTTGGTCGACTTAAAAATGAGGAAATGCAGTGAAGAGGTGTTCAAGTCTGTGAGAATTGGACTTTTTGTACACATGAGGCTTAGGAACGTCACACGTCCGTTGTGTGCGAGTAAACATCAATGAAAAAGCCACAACATCACACTCTTATCACATCTGACCGCCGGAGAAATCACAGCACAAACCACACATTTAATATTACAAAGGTTGAGTCTTTCGCATGTGTTCTTCTCTTTCCGAAGCGTCCACCAGAACGGCTGCGACGTTAGAGATCTTTAGCCAAAAGAGTTCCGTGACGTCAGCGTGAGACTGTCTTCTTCAGTTCTTCTCAGGGAAAACGACAAACCGATTGACAAATCTACCACGAAAGCCAAAAGATGTGATAAAAAactcaataaaaacaaagacatgccatttaaaaaataaacatcaaaagaATCAGAACGTTCAgacactgaaatgcaaatcgcagtctctttagtgttctgcattTCGAGCTGTGCAAGAAGTCACTCGGTTCCCCTGGAAAAGGACGGGTTGGTTTTGAGAGGCCGCTAAAGGTGCACATCCTCCACCCACGGTCCCACCTCCTCTGGCCGGAGCGAGATTTTTGGCTTTCGGGGGATCGAGATCCTCAAGCACGCTTTCTGGGGCGACTCTGTTTGTTTGAGCGGTTTGTGGAGGCCCTATCTGCGGCATGGAGGATTATGGAGATGGAGGTTGGAGGGGGTGGAAATCTAGACCTGCGTCGAGTAGGACCGGTGCAGGGTGGCGACGCGTCCTGCAGAGTGGGCGGCGCAGTGGCGCGCGTGCTGGGACGGCTGGTCTAGACTTCGCTGGACATGGAGCGAGACGGTATGAGGACATCGGGGGGGACGGGGAACCGATAAGGCTGATGGTCATGTGATCTCAGTGAATGAAGATCCCCTTGGAGTCTGTAAGGGGCGAGAGAGAGGGTGtaagggaagagagagagagagagaatgagaaatcAAGAAGAGAGGCGAAAAACGAGTGATGGCGTTCGGCTAGAGGAGTGATTttcaaccctgttcctggaggaACATCAAATGTTTTGGAGGTTTTTGTAAAGGATCCGATTTAATTCTATGGCATTTGtcacaatgttgcattgttgcaggcagatttacagtaaatacatattAGTACCGATAGTAGTGACAAAAGTCAAAACAGGAAATTAGGAGTGTCACAATAAACCGACTTTATCGTTGTCGATAATAACTGTGATATTCGAAACCCCAAAAtatcgatattgtgttaatactgcACACAAAAtgtgattcattggccaaaaacATACacgaaataaacaaaatgaaaaataatatgatTGATAtcgttatttatttatcaaaaaaaaaaaaaacatttcaacagATACTGCGATAAAATTTCATTCGTGGAATTTTTTGGCCACAATGATCATGTAGTGAatatctgatattgtgacagcctgTTTAGttacatactgtattatatttatattttttatttattatggtaatatgtatatttataataaataacatataaaaataaatttgactgatagcaatattttttttacatttcaatagATATTGCAATAATATCGTGTCCGTGAATTCTTTTGGCCATGATAATCTTGTAGTGGAAATAAGAtaccgtgacagccctacagaatattgtgaaatatatataaatcatggtatttataaaacattttttcaataaattaaaatgatactAACTGAAAATAATTGTGTGTAGGTTTGTAATCGGCAAGCGTATCACTTTTTTTCATAACAAATACTTTAACAAAACTGTAGAAAATAGTTGTCTTGAGTGTTATTTTAATTGGGTTCAAAATAGAAATACGACTGAATGGATGACAACTACatcaattttaaaacatttcatgaTATTAATGTGTGTTAGAAATCTTTTCATCCCCATATCATCTGTGAATAAACATCCAAAATGCAAACTAATGGATTCCTCGAGGAAACGGGTGGGAACCACTGGTCaagaaaacagacaaataaacttacaaataaaatactagaCTGAGAGAAAAGGATGACTGCATGGCGATGGTGACCGAGAGAGAAAAATAGACAAAGCATCCTAAAACGTGAGGAAGGTGAAGGTGGCCTACAATGGAAACTCACAGTTTTCGTCAGATTCGCTTGACACGGTACTGATTCATCTAAAAACAGTGACAGGCCTTCCATCTCTGACGTTCTGAATCCATTTGACTTTTGTTATAAAGATGTTTGAATCTCAAAACTGCGTCATTGAGGAATTGAGCAGCAATAGTAGCAGCAGTCAGAGTTTTTGGctctaaacatttttatattgtttctcGCATTTATCATAAAAGCAACAGATTGAACTGATGGACACGTCTCCTCCGGAGGTTTGAAGGGTCGGTGTTTGGATTGTGCTGGGACAGACCGTGCTAGTGAGGGGAGAGGAGGGGGTGGGTGGGTCTCGGGAGTCACATTAGGGTCCACTGGGTCAAAATCAGACGGGGGGGGCGTAATCCATCGCCCTCATGTGTGAAGCCCTCCCACTAACCCGCTCCCTCCCCTTACCTGAGTGCCACTTAACTTTTCTAGTGGACTCTCGACGCAGGGCAGCGCCACCATGGGCACGCCCAGCACGGATTCGGGACGCTGGGGTCGCGCCGGCGGGGCCGGAGGTTTCGTCTGCTGGAAGTTGTTGATCACGCACGTCACCTAAAAGACAAATGAGAGAATGAAGAATGTATTAAATCTGCTCAAATGCTGCGCACCCATAAGGAAgcaaaatcacagatgagacaAAGGGCAACTTTTGCTgaagtctcatctgtgtctcagaaGAGATCTCATTAATGTCTtaaactgtgctcagatttttCAATTCTTCGATCAAAAGTCAcgaatgaaacacaaatgagaaCTCATCGactcaaatgttttatttctacTCTCACCAGGAAGACAGCGATGGCTCCACCGGTGAAATATCCAGCCACGACGTCGGCCCAGTGGTTGCGGTATTCGGCCACTCGGACCACGCCCACCAACATGGCCAGACACAACATGGTCAGACTGAGCGTGGGTTTGGTCAAACGTGTCCCTTTCGTTTTGAACACCAATGTCACATACATCTGCAAACAAACGCAGTGAGACAGCGCAGAAGAATCAGAGAATGTTGATCTCATATTTAATATCGGAGAACAGAGTCAGCGATCGGCTGTTTTAAGGATTGTGGGGTAAAAtttggacaaacccaactgttggtttaaattaaccaaaaaatacatgggttaaaacaacttGTTCATTTTAGTGCCATTTAAGGTTCCATGttagtttgaaatgacataaataaatatttgtttctaTAATAAATCAGCACAAACATTAAGAAACACTTGTATTTATCAATAAACGGCTTTAGGTTGCAAATAAAACTTTTTGGTTGCAAGGCCcactttgtgtagggtgcatcactttccggccccccaaataaatacTTATAATCTTTAACTGAGAATTTTAAttaatcaaaaaatatattcagttatacaattctggaacatcaattcttttggttggtggtcttattcttctgatgtttgattgcataaaatttgatatattgctatatttcataaaatgccacaaaatctgtgccccccTGGATCTATCTTGGTGCCCCCCCAGGGGTCCACggcccacagtttgagaaccactggtctaaggAAGCGTGCAAAACCGTTTCAGGCTCATGTACTCACGACGGTGTAAACTGCTGAATAAACACTGAGGGCTGCGTCTTTAGAGGGGAAAGATTTGCGTGCGGACGCCACGATGAGCGGGTTTCCCGTGCAGGCTTTGCGCTCGGTGATGTACTGGAGGTTGGAATGGCAGCCCAGCGCTGTGTAGTTTGGTCTGCATGCCGACAGGAAGTGAGGCGTCTGATTTCCTGTCACCACCTGTCCGGCATTGGCAAAGATGGTGGTGGTGAACAGGCCGAAGGTATAGACACCTGAGTGACAGAACAGAGGTCAAAGGAAAAAAAATAAGTGTGAACATTGGTCATTTTGGTGGTTAACATAATACGTAACTGAATTATTGGGTATGAATGTAATAGAGAATAAATGTAAGATATATTGTATACTCGGAAAggcatatttttcattttcttaatCCATTTATTACTAATGTAGTTCTATGAAACTAGgtaaagtaaatatttaaataaatattaagtaaatatttgtatttttggaaCTTTATAAATAATCcggtaaaaaacagaaattctcTGACAGGTGGGGGGCCAGAAATACACCCCatgaaattacatgtttttcctgtttttcttgtaaatttgcagtctttttctgtaatttggcCGTATTTTAAAAGTagcctgtaaaaaaaacaggaaaattctgtaaaattacattttttttaacagtataCATGAATAATCTatgaaaaaataacagtaaaattctgtaaaactaAGTTTTTACAATAAGTCAACagcattttcttttaaatgataaaaaatgcgTAAACTAAATAGTGAGCACCTGAAAAAAAAGTCTTTTTTTACTTCGCcagtattttctttcttttctttcatgcCCTCTCACTTgtcacattttataattttagtttaaaatatatactttagatttaaatcatattttttgttaAGACTATACTCTTTGCTTTATCTTATACTCCAtatcatttttacttttaccttaaattgtgttctttttttttcattcttacTGTGTATGTAACATATACAATCTTAAATCTTGaatcaagacaaaatataaatcatGTTTATTGTTCTATTAGAGCTATAGGTCATTGCTCCTGTTGCCTGTCAGTTCATCTGTctgtgggtagttgacaaataaaacgTACATgtgtttagaaaacaaactaatACAAATATGTATCAAATTAATAAAGAGAGATTTATCGTGgttgttagttttgttttcaaaatgtttgccGTCACATCACGGGACACTTGTGCGGTTTATTTGCCATGTACCCATGTGTTGAAGTGATACTGTAAGTACCTAAGAAGCGTATGATGCGTCTCAGCAGCGGGCTGAAGTAACAGCAGTCCGCTGTGACTATGGTCTTCTCCtgcgtgacctctgacctcatgAAAAACACCATCAGCTCTCCAGCCAGAATCTGCagaaacaaataacacaaataacaaacaCAGGCCAGGAGGAGTTCTGCTTTCACGTGCCAAAACATCCTACACCATTTGTTTCGGAAACGACAAACCGAGTTCAATTATGTGTGGCACTATTTGGTGAATACAAAGACTTATAAGTCTGCTTAATTTGAATGGCGTGCAACTAATAATCGCTCCTTTTTAATAAACATGCAGCACCAGAAGCTAATTCATCGCTCTAAAATTGGAAATCTGATGCAAGATAAGTGAAAAACCTCTGATGCACTCGGTTTATACGCCCAACATGACGCTAAAAGATCTGAAGATACAACGAACACTCACGTCACGTTCACAAGCTTCAACACAGACTGACAGAGAGCGACGTTAGAGATGAGACACGAGGGACAGGAACGCGGCGTTCATCTCGCACATTTCCCAGATTAGCACCCGACCGCTGACACAGACTGACAGATCGTGACATCAGTGATGCGTGATCAACACACAGAGCCACTCATGAACCGTGTGTGTGATGCACTGGATTGtgaatgtgcgtgtgtgtgtgtgtgtatcgcAGTTCCAGTGTGAATAATGCATTACTGAATGTGATTTGAGGTGGTTCTCTATAATATGAAGTAGAACTCCACATGCAAACAGCAAGAACAACTTATTACTTCCCATAATGCATCATACATTTTTAACGCCATACTAATCAAACAAAATGGACGTTTTTATTTAGATTATTAATGTGTCGTTGCATGGTATTATTTAGGATCATATCAATGCAaatacacatgcaaacacatgACACCTTTATTCTAAAGTGATGCTGCATGTGATGAAACACTGAAACACTTCAAGTCTGATAATGTGACGTTCTCTCTTTTCATCTCTGTTATAGTGATGTAAAGCTGATCATAAACAGACTATTTCCTGAAGCTACACGTGGGCATCGATGCCACGCAGAAAGCCGCACAGTTCAGACATATGTCGAGATTTCAGGACGTTCAACCCTCAGGCGGGCAGTGCCATCTGCCTTACTATCCCAGGTGGCATCGCTGTGCACATACTCCAGTTCTTCCTCTGCGCTCTGAAAATGTGAATTACGGTCTGTGATGCAATTTAAATGAACATCAAATGAAATCTCTAAATGATATTTACCCTAAAACATCAAGCAGCTAATTATGTTGCTGTTTTAGAATGAAATGCACTGAAGAATGGTGACCTGCTGATGTCATTCCTCAAACACACATCTCCAGCAGAAAggcttgttttatttgatttttaaatatCAATGTAGGATTTAAATGTGTTGTTCCAGCTCAACAGAAACTAGAGCCAAGTTTAAGTTAATACCAAAaagaataattttatttaacgaTTACACTGCAGCAACAATTTAATACGCTTGTTGAATTGCGTGCGAGTTAAATAAGTTTAATTCTTACAATTCTTAAAATCAAATCACAATACTGTCTGAATGTAGGTTTGGTCAGTGAAtggtgccatagaagaaccattatcGGTTCcgcaaagaaccattcagtcgaacgttctttcttactttttactaatctaaagaacattttttcaccacaaagaacactttgtaaaacagaaaggttcttcggatgttctttatggaaccattcagaCGAAAAAGGTTCTtgtggcatcgtgaagcacctttctTTTTAAGAAGCATAGCCCCATGCACATCTCTTGTTTAGCTCAGGGGTGGTTTAATTCTGGGGGGATTTGGGTCACTTAGTCTTGGACAGAACACTGGCTGACGAAACCACAAAAACTGCACTTTTTCTACATTTACACTGTCAGTCAATCTCTGAATCCTTGTTCGTGGGTTCATTCCACTCTGCCTGGTATGATGGCttg
Proteins encoded in this region:
- the plppr2a gene encoding phospholipid phosphatase-related protein type 2a isoform X4 encodes the protein MAVEEKPAVKGSTSIVPCFLFVELVIMAGTVLLAYYFEYTDTFPVHVQGFFCFDKAFSKPYPGPDETGNVPPVLVYSLVAAVPTLTILAGELMVFFMRSEVTQEKTIVTADCCYFSPLLRRIIRFLGVYTFGLFTTTIFANAGQVVTGNQTPHFLSACRPNYTALGCHSNLQYITERKACTGNPLIVASARKSFPSKDAALSVYSAVYTVMYVTLVFKTKGTRLTKPTLSLTMLCLAMLVGVVRVAEYRNHWADVVAGYFTGGAIAVFLVTCVINNFQQTKPPAPPARPQRPESVLGVPMVALPCVESPLEKFVNRFVVFPEKN
- the plppr2a gene encoding phospholipid phosphatase-related protein type 2a isoform X1; the protein is MAVEEKPAVKGSTSIVPCFLFVELVIMAGTVLLAYYFEYTDTFPVHVQGFFCFDKAFSKPYPGPDETGNVPPVLVYSLVAAVPTLTILAGELMVFFMRSEVTQEKTIVTADCCYFSPLLRRIIRFLGVYTFGLFTTTIFANAGQVVTGNQTPHFLSACRPNYTALGCHSNLQYITERKACTGNPLIVASARKSFPSKDAALSVYSAVYTVMYVTLVFKTKGTRLTKPTLSLTMLCLAMLVGVVRVAEYRNHWADVVAGYFTGGAIAVFLVTCVINNFQQTKPPAPPARPQRPESVLGVPMVALPCVESPLEKLQGDLHSLRSHDHQPYRFPVPPDVLIPSRSMSSEV
- the plppr2a gene encoding phospholipid phosphatase-related protein type 2a isoform X3, translated to MAVEEKPAVKGSTSIVPCFLFVELVIMAGTVLLAYYFEYTDTFPVHVQGFFCFDKAFSKPYPGPDETGNVPPVLVYSLVAAVPTLTILAGELMVFFMRSEVTQEKTIVTADCCYFSPLLRRIIRFLGVYTFGLFTTTIFANAGQVVTGNQTPHFLSACRPNYTALGCHSNLQYITERKACTGNPLIVASARKSFPSKDAALSVYSAVYTVMYVTLVFKTKGTRLTKPTLSLTMLCLAMLVGVVRVAEYRNHWADVVAGYFTGGAIAVFLVTCVINNFQQTKPPAPPARPQRPESVLGVPMVALPCVESPLEKLSGTQICQSVCRFP
- the plppr2a gene encoding phospholipid phosphatase-related protein type 2a isoform X2; the encoded protein is MAVEEKPAVKGSTSIVPCFLFVELVIMAGTVLLAYYFEYTDTFPVHVQGFFCFDKAFSKPYPGPDETGNVPPVLVYSLVAAVPTLTILAGELMVFFMRSEVTQEKTIVTADCCYFSPLLRRIIRFLGVYTFGLFTTTIFANAGQVVTGNQTPHFLSACRPNYTALGCHSNLQYITERKACTGNPLIVASARKSFPSKDAALSVYSAVYTVMYVTLVFKTKGTRLTKPTLSLTMLCLAMLVGVVRVAEYRNHWADVVAGYFTGGAIAVFLVTCVINNFQQTKPPAPPARPQRPESVLGVPMVALPCVESPLEKLSGTQTPRGSSFTEIT